The following proteins come from a genomic window of Hypanus sabinus isolate sHypSab1 chromosome 9, sHypSab1.hap1, whole genome shotgun sequence:
- the LOC132399912 gene encoding zinc fingers and homeoboxes protein 3-like isoform X2: MASKRKSTTPCMIPAKALALQDPAVSISPARNDAEEPSPQALPADDQPAGEDVYVQNNVAERGGFECKYCDYTSQNYYVFTMHVESAHSDASADQLYVCVECNYSTRNQESLTVHNVLCHVGEGNLKVSVIKKGGPSAPEHDASEAQSHSAQENGDEADPQSEISISKTPIMKMLKARPDPKRISVTHPAREDPSEEVGVADEAIKKVEGLEVLTTNGPTNPSQAVNGTAVVPVPILQAGVAQIVPVVQQPASGNNCSSLPKVMIPLSSIPTYNAAMDTNSFLNNSFGKFPYPTKAELCWLTVVTKYPEEQLKIWFTAQRLKHGISWTPEEIEDARKKMFSTVIQGVPQPTITVLPGQVTAANGGQPLFQANFPCQLMTQAGNIVVTQSGGGVVKGVTVTAPPMAVSLATVPKQPEPPKFQLQKLGGSADGLGVKVLTSASGSQPVITSSHGLVSEFGTYKYKKTKEQLAALKQSFLRAQFPEHEEVDRLVRVTGLQGKEIRKWFSDRRYNYKNLKCNQNFEAGGPHVPSPSTGLGEEHPSPLATTPGLQPHRRQWQTGCDFTLPKFKGKSAEQLRALEHSYGLSPFPSEEEVDRLRAETKMTRREIDLWFSERRKAKPDERGRREEAGVADSAGDEEEEEEPESDGEGTPSDSSSVDLKRVLGPQERQKAGPMRMGSGQPKAPHPSPVPCPSTTKYKGQNKKTVHQLHLMKLQFMRTQWPTVEEYDELAISARLPRSEVVRWFGDARYALKNGQLKWYEDYKRGIYAIRSGSNSLVTDVPMENPRVRRAPSRKSGKAALFEYYTQHRMLHEEDLDRLCEKSCMSYEQVRDWFAEKQTEDAMYMSDLSSEDQHSANGESDRAKGVLRHAVEEAYSDVTDNSDNWDVQSREGPAELNEFDAENISAE; encoded by the exons ATGGCGAGCAAGAGGAAGTCGACTACCCCATGCATGATCCCAGCCAAAGCCCTGGCCTTGCAGGACCCAGCCGTCAGTATTAGCCCAGCACGCAATGATGCCGAGGAACCCTCaccgcaagcactcccggctgatgACCAGCCGGCCGGTGAGGATGTCTACGTACAGAACAATGTCGCAGAGCGCGGTGGCTTTGAATGCAAGTACTGCGATTATACCAGTCAGAACTACTACGTGTTCACCATGCACGTGGAGTCGGCGCACTCCGACGCCAGCGCAGACCAGCTGTACGTCTGCGTCGAGTGCAACTACAGCACCAGGAACCAGGAGTCGCTGACGGTGCACAATGTCCTGTGCCACGTCGGCGAAGGCAACCTCAAGGTCAGCGTCATCAAGAAGGGCGGCCCATCGGCGCCCGAGCATGACGCCTCCGAGGCCCAAAGCCACAGCGCCCAGGAGAACGGGGACGAGGCGGACCCCCAGTCCGAGATCTCCATCAGCAAGACGCCCATCATGAAGATGCTGAAAGCCAGGCCGGACCCCAAGAGGATCAGTGTCACCCACCCGGCGAGGGAAGATCCCAGCGAGGAAGTAGGGGTGGCTGATGAGGCCATTAAGAAGGTCGAGGGTCTAGAGGTGCTCACGACCAATGGGCCCACCAACCCCAGCCAGGCCGTTAATGGCACAGCAGTGGTCCCGGTGCCCATCCTGCAGGCCGGAGTAGCCCAGATCGTCCCCGTGGTTCAGCAGCCGGCCTCGGGCAACAACTGCAGCTCCCTGCCCAAGGTGATGATCCCCCTGAGCAGCATCCCCACCTACAACGCCGCCATGGACACCAACAGCTTCCTCAACAACTCCTTCGGCAAGTTCCCCTACCCCACCAAGGCCGAGCTCTGCTGGCTGACGGTGGTGACCAAGTACCCGGAGGAGCAGCTCAAGATCTGGTTCACCGCCCAGCGGCTCAAGCACGGCATCAGCTGGACGCCCGAGGAGATCGAGGACGCCCGCAAGAAGATGTTCAGCACGGTGATCCAGGGCGTCCCGCAGCCGACCATCACCGTGCTGCCTGGCCAGGTGACCGCGGCCAACGGGGGGCAGCCCCTCTTCCAGGCCAACTTCCCCTGCCAGCTGATGACTCAAGCGGGCAACATAGTGGTCACCCAGTCCGGGGGTGGGGTGGTGAAGGGGGTCACCGTGACAGCGCCCCCCATGGCAGTCAGTCTGGCCACTGTCCCCAAGCAGCCGGAGCCGCCCAAGTTCCAGCTGCAGAAGCTGGGGGGCTCGGCGGACGGACTGGGGGTGAAAGTCCTGACATCGGCCTCAGGTAGCCAGCCGGTGATCACCTCAAGCCACGGCCTGGTGTCAGAGTTCGGCACCTACAAGTACAAGAAGACCAAGGAGCAGCTGGCTGCCCTGAAGCAGAGCTTTCTGCGAGCCCAGTTCCCCGAGCACGAGGAGGTGGATAGGCTGGTCAGGGTGACAGGCTTGCAGGGCAAGGAGATCCGCAAGTGGTTTAGTGACCGCCGCTACAACTACAAGAACCTCAAGTGCAACCAGAACTTTGAGGCAGGCGGCCCCCACGTCCCTTCGCCCAGCACAGGCCTGGGGGAGGAGCACCCGTCTCCCCTGGCCACCACCCCGGGCCTACAGCCCCACCGGCGCCAGTGGCAGACAGGCTGTGACTTCACCCTGCCCAAGTTCAAGGGCAAGTCAGCCGAGCAGCTCCGGGCGCTGGAGCACAGCTATGgcctcagccccttcccctctgAGGAGGAGGTGGACCGGCTGAGGGCCGAGACCAAGATGACCCGGCGGGAGATCGACCTGTGGTTCTCCGAGAGGCGCAAGGCCAAGCCGGATGAGCGGGGCCGCCGGGAGGAGGCAGGCGTGGCCGACTCTGCCGGCGacgaggaggaagaggaggagccgGAGTCGGATGGGGAGGGGACGCCGAGCGACAGCAGCTCGGTGGACCTGAAGAGGGTGCTGGGCCCTCAGGAGCGCCAGAAGGCCGGCCCTATGAGGATGGGCAGCGGCCAGCCCAAGGCACCCCACCCCAGCCCCGTTCCCTGCCCCAGCACCACCAAGTACAAGGGCCAGAACAAGAAGACGGTCCACCAGCTGCACCTAATGAAGCTGCAGTTCATGCGGACACAGTGGCCGACGGTGGAGGAGTATGACGAGTTGGCCATCAGTGCCCGTCTCCCCCGGAGTGAGGTGGTGCGCTGGTTCGGCGATGCTCGCTATGCCCTGAAGAACGGGCAGCTCAAGTGGTACGAGGACTACAAGCGGGGCATCTACGCCATCCGGTCGGGCAGCAACAGCCTGGTCACCGATGTGCCGATGGAAAACCCCCGGGTCCGTCGGGCGCCGTCCAGGAAGAGCGGGAAGGCGGCCCTGTTCGAGTACTACACCCAACACCGGATGCTGCACGAGGAGGACTTGGACCGACTGTGTGAGAAGTCCTGCATGAGCTACGAGCAGGTCAGGGACTGGTTTGCCGAGAAGCAGACCGAGGATGCCATGTACATGTCTGACCTGAGCAGCGAGGACCAGCACTCGGCCAATGGCGAGAGCGACAGGGCCAAGGGTGTCCTGCGGCACGCCGTGGAGGAGGCCTACTCCGACGTGACTGACAACAGCGATAACTGGGACGTCCAATCAAGGGAGGGCCCTGCAGAGCTGAATGAGTTTGATGCGGAGAACATCTCTG CAGAGTGA
- the LOC132399912 gene encoding zinc fingers and homeoboxes protein 3-like isoform X1 — MASKRKSTTPCMIPAKALALQDPAVSISPARNDAEEPSPQALPADDQPAGEDVYVQNNVAERGGFECKYCDYTSQNYYVFTMHVESAHSDASADQLYVCVECNYSTRNQESLTVHNVLCHVGEGNLKVSVIKKGGPSAPEHDASEAQSHSAQENGDEADPQSEISISKTPIMKMLKARPDPKRISVTHPAREDPSEEVGVADEAIKKVEGLEVLTTNGPTNPSQAVNGTAVVPVPILQAGVAQIVPVVQQPASGNNCSSLPKVMIPLSSIPTYNAAMDTNSFLNNSFGKFPYPTKAELCWLTVVTKYPEEQLKIWFTAQRLKHGISWTPEEIEDARKKMFSTVIQGVPQPTITVLPGQVTAANGGQPLFQANFPCQLMTQAGNIVVTQSGGGVVKGVTVTAPPMAVSLATVPKQPEPPKFQLQKLGGSADGLGVKVLTSASGSQPVITSSHGLVSEFGTYKYKKTKEQLAALKQSFLRAQFPEHEEVDRLVRVTGLQGKEIRKWFSDRRYNYKNLKCNQNFEAGGPHVPSPSTGLGEEHPSPLATTPGLQPHRRQWQTGCDFTLPKFKGKSAEQLRALEHSYGLSPFPSEEEVDRLRAETKMTRREIDLWFSERRKAKPDERGRREEAGVADSAGDEEEEEEPESDGEGTPSDSSSVDLKRVLGPQERQKAGPMRMGSGQPKAPHPSPVPCPSTTKYKGQNKKTVHQLHLMKLQFMRTQWPTVEEYDELAISARLPRSEVVRWFGDARYALKNGQLKWYEDYKRGIYAIRSGSNSLVTDVPMENPRVRRAPSRKSGKAALFEYYTQHRMLHEEDLDRLCEKSCMSYEQVRDWFAEKQTEDAMYMSDLSSEDQHSANGESDRAKGVLRHAVEEAYSDVTDNSDNWDVQSREGPAELNEFDAENISEAE; from the exons ATGGCGAGCAAGAGGAAGTCGACTACCCCATGCATGATCCCAGCCAAAGCCCTGGCCTTGCAGGACCCAGCCGTCAGTATTAGCCCAGCACGCAATGATGCCGAGGAACCCTCaccgcaagcactcccggctgatgACCAGCCGGCCGGTGAGGATGTCTACGTACAGAACAATGTCGCAGAGCGCGGTGGCTTTGAATGCAAGTACTGCGATTATACCAGTCAGAACTACTACGTGTTCACCATGCACGTGGAGTCGGCGCACTCCGACGCCAGCGCAGACCAGCTGTACGTCTGCGTCGAGTGCAACTACAGCACCAGGAACCAGGAGTCGCTGACGGTGCACAATGTCCTGTGCCACGTCGGCGAAGGCAACCTCAAGGTCAGCGTCATCAAGAAGGGCGGCCCATCGGCGCCCGAGCATGACGCCTCCGAGGCCCAAAGCCACAGCGCCCAGGAGAACGGGGACGAGGCGGACCCCCAGTCCGAGATCTCCATCAGCAAGACGCCCATCATGAAGATGCTGAAAGCCAGGCCGGACCCCAAGAGGATCAGTGTCACCCACCCGGCGAGGGAAGATCCCAGCGAGGAAGTAGGGGTGGCTGATGAGGCCATTAAGAAGGTCGAGGGTCTAGAGGTGCTCACGACCAATGGGCCCACCAACCCCAGCCAGGCCGTTAATGGCACAGCAGTGGTCCCGGTGCCCATCCTGCAGGCCGGAGTAGCCCAGATCGTCCCCGTGGTTCAGCAGCCGGCCTCGGGCAACAACTGCAGCTCCCTGCCCAAGGTGATGATCCCCCTGAGCAGCATCCCCACCTACAACGCCGCCATGGACACCAACAGCTTCCTCAACAACTCCTTCGGCAAGTTCCCCTACCCCACCAAGGCCGAGCTCTGCTGGCTGACGGTGGTGACCAAGTACCCGGAGGAGCAGCTCAAGATCTGGTTCACCGCCCAGCGGCTCAAGCACGGCATCAGCTGGACGCCCGAGGAGATCGAGGACGCCCGCAAGAAGATGTTCAGCACGGTGATCCAGGGCGTCCCGCAGCCGACCATCACCGTGCTGCCTGGCCAGGTGACCGCGGCCAACGGGGGGCAGCCCCTCTTCCAGGCCAACTTCCCCTGCCAGCTGATGACTCAAGCGGGCAACATAGTGGTCACCCAGTCCGGGGGTGGGGTGGTGAAGGGGGTCACCGTGACAGCGCCCCCCATGGCAGTCAGTCTGGCCACTGTCCCCAAGCAGCCGGAGCCGCCCAAGTTCCAGCTGCAGAAGCTGGGGGGCTCGGCGGACGGACTGGGGGTGAAAGTCCTGACATCGGCCTCAGGTAGCCAGCCGGTGATCACCTCAAGCCACGGCCTGGTGTCAGAGTTCGGCACCTACAAGTACAAGAAGACCAAGGAGCAGCTGGCTGCCCTGAAGCAGAGCTTTCTGCGAGCCCAGTTCCCCGAGCACGAGGAGGTGGATAGGCTGGTCAGGGTGACAGGCTTGCAGGGCAAGGAGATCCGCAAGTGGTTTAGTGACCGCCGCTACAACTACAAGAACCTCAAGTGCAACCAGAACTTTGAGGCAGGCGGCCCCCACGTCCCTTCGCCCAGCACAGGCCTGGGGGAGGAGCACCCGTCTCCCCTGGCCACCACCCCGGGCCTACAGCCCCACCGGCGCCAGTGGCAGACAGGCTGTGACTTCACCCTGCCCAAGTTCAAGGGCAAGTCAGCCGAGCAGCTCCGGGCGCTGGAGCACAGCTATGgcctcagccccttcccctctgAGGAGGAGGTGGACCGGCTGAGGGCCGAGACCAAGATGACCCGGCGGGAGATCGACCTGTGGTTCTCCGAGAGGCGCAAGGCCAAGCCGGATGAGCGGGGCCGCCGGGAGGAGGCAGGCGTGGCCGACTCTGCCGGCGacgaggaggaagaggaggagccgGAGTCGGATGGGGAGGGGACGCCGAGCGACAGCAGCTCGGTGGACCTGAAGAGGGTGCTGGGCCCTCAGGAGCGCCAGAAGGCCGGCCCTATGAGGATGGGCAGCGGCCAGCCCAAGGCACCCCACCCCAGCCCCGTTCCCTGCCCCAGCACCACCAAGTACAAGGGCCAGAACAAGAAGACGGTCCACCAGCTGCACCTAATGAAGCTGCAGTTCATGCGGACACAGTGGCCGACGGTGGAGGAGTATGACGAGTTGGCCATCAGTGCCCGTCTCCCCCGGAGTGAGGTGGTGCGCTGGTTCGGCGATGCTCGCTATGCCCTGAAGAACGGGCAGCTCAAGTGGTACGAGGACTACAAGCGGGGCATCTACGCCATCCGGTCGGGCAGCAACAGCCTGGTCACCGATGTGCCGATGGAAAACCCCCGGGTCCGTCGGGCGCCGTCCAGGAAGAGCGGGAAGGCGGCCCTGTTCGAGTACTACACCCAACACCGGATGCTGCACGAGGAGGACTTGGACCGACTGTGTGAGAAGTCCTGCATGAGCTACGAGCAGGTCAGGGACTGGTTTGCCGAGAAGCAGACCGAGGATGCCATGTACATGTCTGACCTGAGCAGCGAGGACCAGCACTCGGCCAATGGCGAGAGCGACAGGGCCAAGGGTGTCCTGCGGCACGCCGTGGAGGAGGCCTACTCCGACGTGACTGACAACAGCGATAACTGGGACGTCCAATCAAGGGAGGGCCCTGCAGAGCTGAATGAGTTTGATGCGGAGAACATCTCTG AAGCAGAGTGA